From a region of the Bradyrhizobium diazoefficiens genome:
- a CDS encoding Crp/Fnr family transcriptional regulator: MLEVDLAKMDARNSGTASSIVSRIAPQARDLSPPATGNDLIAHLSPRSRRLLLDRCDSIRLTARQVLQERGLPLQYAYFIESGAASLTTRAGDCPPVEIHTLGKKDFVGVPLVLGMRVSPHRCTVHVPGKALRIETEALIGLIKTDTEVEKLLLRYVQATLIHSSQLVACNSRHNLFQRLARWLLVARDRIGDNEVALTHKCMAQALGVRRAGITTAVGDMEANGLIRRSRGRIVIVDETRLEEASCNCFRVIRSAHENSLSGPVALRVAHP; the protein is encoded by the coding sequence ATGCTGGAAGTGGATCTTGCGAAAATGGACGCGCGAAACTCGGGGACTGCATCGTCGATCGTATCGAGGATCGCTCCCCAGGCGCGCGACCTGTCGCCTCCCGCCACGGGCAACGACCTCATCGCGCATCTCTCGCCGCGATCACGTCGATTGCTTCTGGACCGCTGCGATTCGATCCGCTTGACGGCAAGACAGGTGCTGCAGGAGCGAGGTCTTCCCCTGCAATACGCATATTTTATCGAGTCCGGCGCGGCGTCGCTCACGACCCGGGCCGGAGATTGCCCGCCTGTTGAAATCCACACTCTAGGGAAAAAGGACTTCGTCGGCGTCCCCCTGGTGCTGGGAATGCGAGTCTCTCCGCACCGGTGCACCGTTCACGTCCCTGGAAAGGCGCTGCGGATCGAAACCGAAGCCCTGATCGGGTTGATCAAGACGGACACCGAGGTGGAGAAGCTGTTGCTGCGCTACGTCCAGGCAACGCTGATTCACAGCTCGCAGCTGGTCGCATGCAACTCGCGGCACAATCTGTTCCAGCGGCTGGCCCGATGGCTGCTGGTCGCGCGCGACCGGATCGGAGACAACGAGGTTGCACTGACTCACAAATGCATGGCGCAGGCGCTCGGCGTACGCCGTGCCGGCATCACGACGGCGGTGGGCGACATGGAAGCCAACGGCCTGATTCGGCGGAGCCGCGGGCGAATTGTGATCGTCGACGAGACCCGGCTGGAGGAGGCGTCCTGCAACTGCTTCCGCGTCATTCG
- a CDS encoding BA14K family protein, producing MLTVASALLAATLGANNAIAAPLAVQSKPGTPSDLVAVQWRGGWHRHHHHGWRYGYPHRYGWGPALGGFAAGAVIGGAIANSRAQAAQNDAYCSQRFRSYDPGSGTYLGYDGQRHPCP from the coding sequence ATGCTAACCGTTGCAAGCGCGCTGCTTGCGGCCACTCTTGGCGCGAACAATGCGATCGCCGCACCTCTCGCGGTGCAGAGCAAACCCGGCACTCCCTCCGACCTCGTCGCCGTTCAATGGCGGGGAGGTTGGCATCGTCATCACCATCACGGATGGCGCTATGGGTATCCGCACCGCTACGGTTGGGGCCCGGCGCTGGGCGGATTTGCGGCTGGCGCCGTTATTGGCGGAGCAATCGCGAACAGCCGCGCCCAGGCTGCGCAGAACGATGCGTATTGCTCGCAGCGCTTCAGATCCTACGACCCGGGTTCGGGCACGTATCTTGGATATGACGGGCAGAGGCATCCCTGTCCGTGA
- a CDS encoding cache domain-containing protein has protein sequence MAQSGRRTVPVRKSLTIGFFAGLRRFSHRGYAEHEASRVKAVVQPGSARAAQRPLILLVMAAAIPLVLFAGWVVFLNARQERTDSRLAALGTLDRVVTRISSDLALQVQIAETLAASASLDASDLASFYVEALRVKETRPLWETIELVDPEGNQVLNLLRPIGADLGATADRENFERILTTRKAAIGGIGPLGPISGKRLVALRAPVERNGKLRFVLTVALVPDAVSQILKSAGAPPGWIGVVVDRKGNIVARTVAEQFELGRPAGASVRKAIAQGPQGSYVGTTLEGAEVDSIYKELPGTGGWSVHLGIPTDQLDAPVRRSAIVLASGGAVSLALGLALVWFTARDISQRRVEQEAQAALALRQSEERRRLMVDAADLGVFSWNVPTGEVIASQRALDMLKITKSAATGDVSLPFETLLTGIDPADRASFEKILLQSRKSDAVAAEFRTAPPDGRWLRASGRSSRIDGHNAEVVIGVLLDIDEMKRAEFDRQRLLRRLGDAEENERRRISRELHDQIGQTVTGLLLGLKNLEQSLATTSSDPAQFDKLHWLQGLASGIGRDIHQIAADLRPTALDDLGLHRAIEAFCAEWTRRFGISTDVQLIGPADRLPLEVEIALYRAIQEALNNVAKHGNARNVSLVFDRRKDELRVIVEDDGTGFDPSKLSGLNASRLGLSVMEERLALLGGSLTVESAPNIGTTLFMIVPLAGRDAGS, from the coding sequence TTGGCCCAGTCGGGCAGAAGGACGGTTCCCGTCAGGAAAAGCCTGACAATTGGTTTTTTTGCTGGGTTGCGACGCTTTTCGCATCGCGGCTATGCTGAGCATGAGGCATCGAGAGTGAAAGCAGTTGTCCAACCAGGTTCAGCGCGGGCCGCGCAACGTCCGCTGATCCTGCTCGTCATGGCGGCGGCCATTCCGCTCGTTCTGTTCGCGGGCTGGGTCGTTTTCCTGAATGCCCGCCAAGAGCGAACCGACTCGCGCCTTGCCGCCCTCGGAACGCTGGACCGTGTCGTGACACGCATCTCTTCGGATCTGGCGCTTCAGGTCCAGATCGCAGAGACGCTCGCCGCCTCAGCCAGCCTCGATGCCTCGGATCTCGCATCGTTTTATGTCGAGGCCCTACGCGTCAAGGAGACCAGGCCTCTCTGGGAGACGATCGAGCTGGTTGATCCCGAGGGCAACCAAGTGCTCAATCTGCTGCGCCCCATCGGGGCCGATCTCGGGGCGACTGCAGATCGGGAAAATTTCGAGAGAATCCTGACGACCCGCAAGGCGGCGATCGGGGGAATTGGACCGCTGGGCCCGATTTCAGGCAAACGCCTCGTCGCCTTGCGAGCACCCGTCGAACGGAACGGCAAACTCAGGTTCGTCCTGACCGTTGCGCTGGTGCCCGACGCGGTCAGCCAGATCTTGAAGAGCGCGGGGGCGCCGCCTGGATGGATTGGCGTCGTCGTCGATCGCAAGGGCAACATCGTCGCGCGGACGGTTGCCGAGCAATTTGAGCTCGGACGTCCGGCCGGCGCATCCGTGCGGAAAGCAATCGCCCAGGGGCCTCAGGGCAGCTACGTCGGTACGACGCTCGAAGGAGCCGAAGTCGACTCCATCTACAAGGAACTGCCAGGCACAGGCGGCTGGTCCGTGCATCTCGGCATCCCGACGGACCAACTCGATGCGCCGGTCCGCCGCTCGGCGATCGTTCTCGCCAGTGGAGGCGCCGTCAGCTTGGCCCTCGGGCTCGCGCTCGTCTGGTTCACCGCGCGTGACATATCGCAGCGACGCGTCGAGCAGGAGGCTCAGGCCGCGCTGGCCCTGAGACAGAGCGAGGAAAGACGACGGCTCATGGTCGACGCGGCGGATCTTGGGGTATTCAGCTGGAACGTGCCGACCGGCGAAGTCATCGCTTCGCAACGGGCCCTGGACATGCTCAAGATCACCAAGAGCGCCGCCACCGGTGACGTGAGTCTGCCCTTCGAGACACTCCTGACCGGCATCGATCCGGCGGACCGCGCCTCATTCGAAAAAATATTGCTGCAATCCCGCAAGAGCGACGCCGTCGCCGCAGAGTTCCGCACCGCTCCTCCGGACGGCCGCTGGCTGCGCGCCAGCGGGCGCAGCTCGCGGATCGACGGACACAACGCCGAAGTTGTCATCGGCGTGCTTCTGGACATCGACGAGATGAAGCGGGCAGAGTTCGATCGCCAGCGCCTGCTGCGCCGGCTCGGCGACGCCGAGGAGAACGAACGCCGCCGGATCTCCCGTGAATTGCACGATCAAATCGGTCAGACCGTGACCGGATTGCTGCTGGGTTTGAAGAACCTCGAACAATCGCTTGCGACGACGTCCTCCGATCCGGCCCAATTCGATAAGCTGCACTGGCTGCAGGGACTCGCCAGCGGGATCGGACGAGACATTCACCAGATCGCTGCAGACCTTCGTCCCACGGCCCTGGACGATCTTGGACTGCACAGAGCCATCGAAGCATTCTGTGCGGAGTGGACCCGGCGCTTTGGAATCAGTACCGACGTCCAGTTGATCGGACCGGCAGATCGTCTCCCGCTCGAAGTCGAGATCGCACTTTACCGGGCGATTCAGGAAGCTCTCAACAACGTGGCCAAGCACGGCAATGCGCGCAATGTCAGCCTCGTCTTCGACCGGCGAAAGGACGAACTTCGCGTCATCGTCGAAGACGACGGGACTGGCTTCGATCCGTCGAAATTGTCGGGTCTCAATGCATCCAGGCTCGGCCTTTCCGTCATGGAGGAGCGGCTGGCGCTGCTCGGCGGATCGCTTACCGTCGAATCCGCGCCCAACATCGGGACGACGCTCTTCATGATAGTACCTCTTGCAGGACGGGATGCGGGCTCGTGA
- a CDS encoding response regulator transcription factor, which yields MKPIRITLADDHPLVLAGMKALLEPVQDISIVGEATDGQKAIDVIGRERPDIAVLDISLPVMGGIELAQRIAIEFPNVRLLALTVHEDRAYVQPMLQAGARGYLLKRSAADELVRAIRAIAEGGIYLDPAIAEKALPSPPGDHAPSESATQLELTPREAEVLRFIAQGFSNKEIAARLDVSIKTIETHKSRAVEKLGLHKRADIVRYGVSQGWLDHLSKE from the coding sequence GTGAAACCGATCCGAATTACGCTGGCTGACGATCATCCGCTAGTCCTCGCAGGCATGAAGGCCTTGCTCGAGCCCGTTCAGGACATCTCCATCGTTGGCGAGGCGACCGACGGGCAGAAAGCGATCGACGTCATTGGCAGGGAGCGGCCGGATATTGCCGTGCTGGATATCTCGCTTCCGGTCATGGGCGGCATCGAGCTGGCGCAACGAATTGCGATCGAGTTCCCTAACGTTCGATTGCTGGCACTCACGGTGCACGAGGATCGTGCTTACGTTCAGCCGATGCTGCAGGCCGGCGCACGCGGATATCTGCTCAAGCGATCCGCAGCGGATGAACTGGTGCGTGCCATCCGCGCGATCGCCGAAGGCGGAATCTATCTGGACCCTGCGATCGCGGAGAAGGCGCTGCCATCTCCACCGGGCGATCACGCACCTTCCGAAAGCGCAACGCAGCTGGAGCTCACGCCGCGCGAGGCCGAGGTACTCCGCTTCATTGCCCAGGGATTCAGCAACAAGGAAATCGCTGCGCGTCTGGACGTCAGCATCAAGACCATCGAAACCCATAAGTCGAGAGCCGTCGAGAAACTCGGGCTGCATAAGCGTGCCGACATCGTACGTTACGGCGTCTCGCAAGGCTGGCTCGATCATCTGTCCAAGGAATGA